One stretch of Paenibacillus sp. FSL R5-0341 DNA includes these proteins:
- the uxaC gene encoding glucuronate isomerase translates to MKSFLDEQFLLHNETAVKLYDDYAKDMPIIDYHCHLSPQEIYENKTFGNLTEAWLYGDHYKWRLMRANGIEEQYVTGGEGVTDYDRFLAYAKTVPMMIGNPLYAWSHLELQRYFGVYEVLNETSAPAIWEKVNAKLNSDGFGARDLITKSNVTVVCTTDDPTDSLEYHLKIQEIEGFDTAVLPSFRPDKGLELNRDTFTEWVGKLSQASGTAISDYESFLAALESRVEFFHSVGGRVSDHALDYVPYGVATREEATAIFAKALAGQKVTREEEDKYKTVTLTFLGKLYAERGWVMQFHINAARNNNTRMFAKLGPDTGYDSVNDTPLSSAMIGLLDALEQQQALPKTILYSLNPRDNEVLAAIIGSFQGGGIPGKVQLGAAWWFNDTKDGMLAQMKALANVGLLSRFVGMLTDSRSFLSYTRHEYFRRLVCNLIGEWAEQGEAPQDLELLGQIVQGIAYNNAKEYFPFASVLKTVSASQS, encoded by the coding sequence ATGAAATCTTTTCTGGATGAACAATTTTTGCTGCACAATGAAACGGCGGTCAAGTTATATGACGATTATGCCAAAGACATGCCGATTATTGACTATCATTGCCACCTCAGTCCTCAGGAGATCTACGAGAACAAAACCTTTGGCAATCTTACAGAGGCCTGGTTATACGGTGATCACTACAAATGGCGGCTCATGCGCGCGAACGGAATTGAAGAGCAATATGTGACAGGTGGCGAAGGAGTGACCGATTACGATCGTTTCCTGGCATACGCCAAAACGGTACCCATGATGATTGGTAATCCGCTGTATGCGTGGTCTCATCTGGAATTACAGCGTTACTTCGGCGTCTACGAAGTTCTTAATGAGACAAGCGCACCAGCCATCTGGGAAAAAGTAAATGCCAAACTGAACAGTGACGGATTCGGTGCACGTGATCTGATTACCAAATCCAATGTCACGGTTGTATGCACAACCGATGATCCTACCGATTCACTGGAGTATCATCTGAAGATTCAGGAGATCGAAGGCTTTGATACAGCCGTATTGCCATCCTTCCGTCCGGATAAAGGGCTGGAGTTGAACCGCGATACCTTCACCGAATGGGTGGGCAAGCTGTCACAGGCATCCGGTACCGCGATTTCCGATTATGAATCCTTCCTTGCTGCGCTGGAGTCCCGAGTGGAATTCTTCCATTCCGTAGGCGGCAGAGTCTCTGACCATGCACTGGATTATGTTCCTTACGGTGTGGCTACGCGAGAAGAAGCGACTGCGATTTTTGCAAAGGCACTTGCAGGCCAGAAAGTAACTCGTGAAGAAGAGGACAAGTACAAGACGGTAACGCTGACGTTCCTCGGCAAACTGTATGCAGAGCGAGGCTGGGTGATGCAGTTCCACATCAATGCAGCCCGCAACAACAACACGCGCATGTTTGCCAAGCTTGGGCCGGATACCGGTTACGATTCCGTAAATGATACACCGCTATCGTCAGCGATGATTGGATTGCTCGACGCGTTGGAACAGCAGCAGGCGTTGCCCAAAACGATTCTGTATTCCTTGAATCCAAGGGATAATGAAGTGCTCGCTGCCATTATTGGCAGTTTCCAAGGTGGGGGCATTCCTGGCAAAGTCCAGCTTGGTGCGGCCTGGTGGTTCAATGATACAAAGGACGGTATGCTCGCTCAGATGAAAGCACTGGCGAATGTTGGATTGCTCAGCCGATTTGTCGGCATGCTGACCGATTCACGCAGCTTCCTGTCCTACACGCGGCATGAGTATTTCCGCCGTCTGGTCTGTAACCTTATCGGTGAATGGGCTGAGCAGGGCGAGGCACCGCAGGATCTGGAGCTGCTCGGTCAGATCGTACAGGGCATCGCTTACAACAATGCGAAAGAATATTTCCCGTTTGCCTCAGTGCTTAAAACGGTCTCTGCTTCACAATCTTGA